Part of the Rhizobiales bacterium NRL2 genome is shown below.
GCGGACCGGCCCCTGAAGACCGGTCCGTCCGACGGAACGCGATCAGCTTTCGCTGCCGGTATCCGTATCGGCGTCGTCGATGTCGCCCTCGGCGACTTCGCCGTCATCGGTGGAGCCGTCATCGGTACCGTCATCGGCCACGTCGCCGTCATCGGTACCGTCATCGGCCACGTCGCCGTCGTCGGTTGAACCGTCATCGGTACCGTCGTCGGCCACGTCGCCATCGTCGGTCGAACCGTCGTCGCTGCCGTCGTCGGCCACGTCGCCATCGTCGGTCGAACCGTCGTCGGTGCCGTCATCGGCCACGTCGCCGTCGTCGCCGTCATCGATTCCATCGTCGGCATCGTCGATACCGAGAAGATCGTTGACGGCCTCGGCGACGTCCTGATCGACATCCTTGTTGGCCGCCGCCTCGAGAGCCGCTTCCGCCTCGGCGCTGTCCTTGCCATTCTCGGCCACCGTGTCCGCATAGGCCTGGATCAGCCCGACGCGGGAGTTCGGTGCAGCATTGTCACGCGCGGTCTGGGAGGCGTGCGCGGCATTCAGCGCGCCCAGCTTGCCGGCGAGGTTGCCGCTTTCGTCAGCATCGTCGATCTCGCCGTCATCGAGATCGGCGTCCGCGCGGGCCGTGGCGCTCGTGTCGAGGCCTCGGCCTCTGCCCTGCCCCCGACCGTTCGTATCGCCTTCGACGTCTGCGCTTGCGCCGAGGCCACGGCCCGGGGCGTTTCCGCTCTGGCCGGGAGCCGTGCCGCTCAGACCGGGCGCCTCGGCGCTCTGGCCGGGCGCGCTGCCGCCATGACCCGGCGCGCTGCCGCTGTTGCCCGGGCCGCCATCGCCGGCATCAGCACTCGCGCCCGGACCGCCGCCGCCGGGACCACCACCGGGGCCGCCGCCGGGTCCACCGCCGGGACCGCCGCCGCCGGGACCACCACCGGGGCCGCCGCCGGGACCGCCGCCGCCGGGACCGCCACCGGGGCCGCCGCCGCCGGGTCCGCCACCGGGGCCGCCGCCGCCGGGACCACCCTTGGCCAGGGCGGCCGGCAGTTCGAACGTCAGCTTCTTGCCGTCGATGCCGGCGTCCATCATCAGGGCGCCGCCAAAGGCGACGGCGCCGAGCGCCAGCATGCTTGTCGTCTGTTTCAGCCGGTTGATCATTTCCTGGAATCCTCCCGAGAGGTTGGATTTTCGGAACGCGGAAAGGCCCGGCGTTCCGTGTGGACGCGCAAGTGCCGCGCGCCCCTTCCATGAACAATCTAGTAGCTGCAACCGGCGGACGTTATGACCGGCTGGTGATCAAACTGTGACGCCGACAGGTCCGGTCCGGTCAGAACACCCAGTAGCCGCCGTCGATCAGGAAGCTCTCGGCGGTGTGGAAGCCGGAGGCCTCCGACATGATGTAGACGGCGATGCCGCCGAAGTCTTCCGGGCGGCCCCAGCGGCGCATGGGCATGCGCGGCATGACGTTGCCGTGAAACCGCGGATCGGCGAAGGCCTTTTCGGTCATCTCCGTCTCGATCCAGCCCGGCAGGATGGCGTTGGCGGTCACGCCATGGCGCGCGAACTCGATCGCCAGGGCGTTCATCATCGAGACGAGACCGCCCTTGGAGAAGGCATAGTGTTCATTGCGCGCCGGGCCGGACAGCGCGGCAAGGGAGGCGGTGCCGACCAGCCGGCCGAAGGGATCGCCGTTCTTCGAACGCTCGACCATGTGCCGCGTGGCGGCGCGGAAGGTGAAGAACGCGCCCTCCATGTTGACCGACATGACGTGGCGCCAATCCTCGATCGTCATCTCGGTGAAGGACGTCCCGCGCGCGGAGACGCCGGCATTGGCGAAGCAGCCATCGACCCGGCCATGGGCCTCCAGCGTTTCGGCGAAGCGCCTGTCCACATCCTGCTCGTCGGCCACGTCGCAGACGAACGCCGTGTGCGTGCCGCCGGGCCCGGCGGCCTTCAGCCGTTCCAGCGCCTCGGCGTTCTTGGCCTCGTTGCGGCCCCAGATCGAGACATCGCCGCCGGCGGCCGCGATGGCCTCGCCGAAGCCCAGACCGATGCCGCCATTGCCGCCGGTGATCAACGCCACCTTGCCCGTCAGATCGAACGGCTGGTACGCCATGTCGCTTCCCTCCCCGATATCGTTTGCTCGCCGCGCCCGCCGCGGCCCTCGGGAAGGTCGGATAGCAGATAACGCGCCTCTCGCGCCATCCGCTCCGTGCGGGATCAGTTGATCAGCAGATCGAAGTTCTCCGGCGCTTCGTCGATCACCGCCGGGCCGTTCTCCGTCACCCGCAGGATCGAGAGCTGACGGTCGGTGGTGTTGTCCGGCCCGATCCGGAATGCGCCCAGATAGGCGCGGAAGCCGTCCGGGTTGTGCAGCCGGTCTGCCGAGAACGGGTTCTGGCCGGGCTGGGCCGTGCGCACCAGATCGGCCGTCATCGCCACGGCGCCATAGGCGAGTGCTGCGATATCCAGTGGCGTTTCGCCGTACTCCGAGCGGTAGCGGTCGCTGAAGGCGTTGATCAGTTTCGGATCCGGGTGGGGGAACCAGGCGCCGATCAGCGTCGGCTCCGTCTCCAGGCCGTCACCGTACCAGCTGCTCATGCCCAGATAGCGCACCGTTTCCGGATCGATGTCGTAATAGGCCAGCAGCGGCGCCATGGTCTGCAACCGGCTGCGCGGCTCGGCGATCAGCACGGCGTCGAACGGCGGGTCGCCGAAGGTGTCCAGGTTTTCCAGCCGCCGCAGCGCCTGCTTCGAGATATCGTCACCGCGGTTCTTGAGCCGGGCGCGCTCTCGTTTCAGGGCGGCTGCGCGCGCGTCGTAATCGGCGAAGGATCTGGCGGCGTTCAGCAGACGGTCGTCGCTCGCCTGCGCGCCGGCGGGATAGAAGTAGATCCGTTCGGCGGCGGCGCCTGCGTCGATGGCTGCCTCGCGCAGGTTCTCGGCCACCACCCGGCCGTAGTTGGAATCCGGCAGCAGGGCGCCGAACCGCGAATAGCCGTTGCGCGCGGCGAAGCCGACGATGCGCCTTATCTCCGTCTCGGGGGTCAGACCGAGGATCAATGTGCCGTCCGAGGCTTTGGAGGCGTCGTTGGAAAAGGCCAGCACCTTGATGCGGTTGCGGGCGGCGATGTCGCGCACCAGGGGTACGTGATCGCCGAACAGGGGGCCCAGAATGATATGTGCGCCTTCGGCAACCGCGGCTTCGGCGGCGGTCCGGGCGCCCAGCGGCGTCGATTCCGTGTCCTTGGGCATCAGCATCAACCGATCAGCGCCCTGGTCGAAGACGGCCATCTGCGCCGCCTTCAGCATCATCTGGCCGACAGTGCCGGCGCGGCCGCTGAGCGGCGCCAGCAACGCCACTCGCACCGGCTGACCGGATCCGACCAGTTCCCGCATGCGGGGGTCGCTGGCGGCGGCGGTCTCGAAGTCGTTCAGGGAGTCGCTCGCCAGACCGCCGGGCAGGGCCGGCTTGTCAGGTTCGGTCGAAGGCGCAGGCCGCGGGTCGGGTGTGGTCGCCACTTCGGGCGTCGCCGTGGTAGGTTCTTCCCGCTGCGCCTGCTCGCATCCGGCGGCGGCGAAGGCGACGAGAACAAGCGCGCATACGCGGCGGCGGTAGGGGATCGAAAATCGTCTCATCAGGGCACCCATCTTCTTCTTGTACCGAGCCTGCCGAAACCGATCCGCGACGCCCGAAGCCCGGAAGCGGACTCTACGTCGTCGCCACGCCGATCGGCAATCTCGGGGACATCTCCGAACGCGCCAGAGAGATCCTCGCGAGCGCCGATCTCGTCCTGGCGGAGGACCGGCGGATGGCGGCCAGACTTCTCCAACACATAGGCGCGCGGACCACAGTCGCCAATTACCACGAGCACAATGCGGCCAGAGCAAGGCCGGACATCCTGCGCCGCCTCGCCGAAGGTCAGGTGATCGCGCTGACCAGCGACGCCGGGACGCCACTGATCTCCGATCCCGGTTACAGGCTCGTCGACGAGGCGCTGGAGGCCGGCGTGCCGGTCCGGGCCGTCCCCGGCCCCTCCGCGGTGATCGCGGCTCTGTCGGTTTCGGGCCTGCCCACGGATCGGTTCATGTTCGTCGGATTTCCGCCGCCGAAGCAGGCGGCGCGGCGCAGCTTCCTGGCGGAGGTCGCCGGCATTGCCGCGACATTGGTGCTCTATGAATCGCCGCGCCGGCTGCCGGACTGCCTGCGTGACATGGCCGCGGTCCTGGGCGACCGGCCGGCGGCCGTGGCGCGGGAACTGACGAAGCTGCACGAGGAAGTGCGCCGGGGAGGACTGCCGGACCTGGCGGACCACTACGCCGCCGAGGGCCCGCCGAAGGGCGAGATCGTCATCATCGTCGGCCCCCCGGCGGCGGCGGAAACCGACTGGGCGGCGATCGACCGGGAACTCGCCGACAGGCTGACGCGGGAGAGCCTGCGCGACGCCGTCGACGCGGTCGCGGCCGGAAGCGGCGCCCCCCGCAAGGCGGTCTACCGCCGGGCGCTGGCGCTGAAGGACGGCGATGGCGGCGCGTAGCCGGGCGGACCGGCGTGCCGCCGAGCGCGCCGGACATCGCGCCGAATGGCTGGCGGGGCTGTGGCTGCGGCTGAAGGGCTTCCGCGTGCTGGCGCGCAATGTGCGCACGCCCCATGGCGAGATCGACCTGGTTGCGCGCCGTGGCAAGATCGTGACCTTCGTCGAGGTCAAGCGCCGCGACGACGAGGATGACGCCCGTCGTGCGGTGACCACCCGCCAGCGCGACAGGATTGTCCGCGCAGCCCGCCATCTGGTGGATTCCGGGCGTTTAGGAGCCGATGTCGAGGGCTTCCGCTTCGACGTGGTGATCGTGCGCCGCGGACGCCTGCCGCTGCATATTCCCGATGCCTGGCGACCCTGAGGCGCGCGACGCATGCCGGATGCGCTAGAATGCGCGGGTGATTCGCTTCCATCAGGAGCCACGGCAATGAGCAGAATACCCTTGTCGAATTTCGCCGCCGCCGCCGCGATGGCCGCCGGAATTGCGGCCGCCCTGGGCGGCTGCACGGGCGCGGTGCTCGGCGGCGGGGCCGCCGCCGGGATCGGCGTGGCGCAGGAGCGCTCGTTCGGCGACGCGATCGACGACACCACCATCGCCACGAAACTGTCTGCGGCACTGCTCGACGACAGCTTCAGACTGTTCCGCGACGTCGATCTGGAAGTGGTCGAGGGCCGCGTCCTGCTGACCGGCAAGGTGCCGGAAATGAAGGACAGGCTGCGCGCCGAGGAACTGGCCTGGAAGGTCAAGGGCGTGAATGAGGTGGCCAACGCCATCCAGGTCACCTCGGAGGGCGGCATCGGCTCCTACGCCCGCGATGTCCGCATCTCCAACGAATTGCGTCTGGCCATTCTGGGCGATTCCAAGATCCTGGGAATCAACTACTCGATCGAGACCGTCGGCGGCGTGGTCTATCTCATCGGCATCGCCCAGAGCGAGGAGGAACTGGACCGCGTGATCCAGCACGCCCGTTCGATCAAGGGCGTCAAGAAGGTCGAGAGTTATGTGCGCCTTAAGGACGATCCGCGGCGGACAAGCTGACGGGGCGCCCGGGATGGACTGGCGCGGCGAACTGAGCGAACAGGGCCGGCGGGACAACGATGCCCTGGACATCGCCGGCACGTTGCTCGCCCTCTCCGCGGCGGACGATCCGGCGCGCGATCTGACGCCGGCGCGGGACGAACTGGCGGCGCTGGCCGAACCGCTGGCGGCGCAGGCCTCGGCCTCCGCTCTTGCCGACCGGATCGCCCGCGGCCACGGTTATCGCGGCGACGCCGAGACCTATGACGACATGCGCAACGCCGACATCGCCGAGGTGGTGCGCCGGCGCAGGGGGCTGCCCGTCGCGCTGGGGCTGCTCTACATGCATTGCGGCCGCGCCCAGGGCTGGTCGATCGCCGGCCTCAACTTCCCCGGCCACTTCCTGCTCCGGCTTCAGGGCGGGGAGAAGCCCGAACTCATCGATCCCTTCAACGCCGGCAACACCATCACTCCGGCGGAAATGAGCGCCATGCTCCAGCGAATGAACGGGGCCGGTGCAAGATTGCAGCCCGGCCACATGGCCGCGGTTCCGGTGCGGCACGTGCTGATGCGGCTGCAGAACAACATCAAGATCCGGGCCCTGCAGGCCGGCGACACGGACAGGGCGGTGGCGGTGCTGGAGCGGGTCAGCCTGTTCGCGCCGGCGGAGGCGGCTGTCTGGCTTGAATGGGCGGGGATCGAGAGCGGGCGGGGCAACATGCGCCGCGCGCTGGCCCTGCTCGACCGGGGCGCGGAGCACGCCGCCGACGAGGTCTCCAAACTCGCCATCGCCGACGCCCGGCAGGCACTGGGCCGGCGTCTCAACTGAGCGGTTCAGCATCACCCGGCGTCGCTGGAGAACATGATTGCGGCGAGCCGTTTCCGCGCGAAGGCAGAGGCGCCGAGCAGCCGGATCAGACCGTCTCGTACGGCCTTCGTCAGCGGTCCCGAGGCGGTAACGAGCCGGAACCCCCTGTCGGCGGC
Proteins encoded:
- a CDS encoding 2-deoxy-D-gluconate 3-dehydrogenase, which encodes MAYQPFDLTGKVALITGGNGGIGLGFGEAIAAAGGDVSIWGRNEAKNAEALERLKAAGPGGTHTAFVCDVADEQDVDRRFAETLEAHGRVDGCFANAGVSARGTSFTEMTIEDWRHVMSVNMEGAFFTFRAATRHMVERSKNGDPFGRLVGTASLAALSGPARNEHYAFSKGGLVSMMNALAIEFARHGVTANAILPGWIETEMTEKAFADPRFHGNVMPRMPMRRWGRPEDFGGIAVYIMSEASGFHTAESFLIDGGYWVF
- a CDS encoding 16S rRNA (cytidine(1402)-2'-O)-methyltransferase, yielding MVSSGHPSSSCTEPAETDPRRPKPGSGLYVVATPIGNLGDISERAREILASADLVLAEDRRMAARLLQHIGARTTVANYHEHNAARARPDILRRLAEGQVIALTSDAGTPLISDPGYRLVDEALEAGVPVRAVPGPSAVIAALSVSGLPTDRFMFVGFPPPKQAARRSFLAEVAGIAATLVLYESPRRLPDCLRDMAAVLGDRPAAVARELTKLHEEVRRGGLPDLADHYAAEGPPKGEIVIIVGPPAAAETDWAAIDRELADRLTRESLRDAVDAVAAGSGAPRKAVYRRALALKDGDGGA